The window AAAACGTTCAGGGTTGTCATTCCGAGGGTCGGCGTCCCGAAGCCTCGGGATTGGCCGACCCGAGGAATCTGCTTTTCCTTCAGCGCCGTAGAACCACAAGCAGATTCCTCGCCCCGAAGCTTCGGGGCTCGGAATGACATACGCGTCACTTTTCAGCGCCTTGCTAGATCCTGCTTTCCGCCGGGTTGCAACCACATGGAAGTAGGCGCGAGCGTTCGCTCAAACTTGTCCGACAGAGTCTATTAAGTTGAACGGAATATAAAGGCCATGAAGATTTGCTACTGGGAGGGTGGGGCCGGGCTTTCCAGTTTTTTCAACACTTCCTTCACTTTGGGGAGCAGGGGATCGTGGGGAAAAAGTTTCGTGAAACTCTTAAGCTCCTCGATCGCGTCGCTTCTTTTCTGCTGTTGCAGATAGAGGTTGACAAGCTCCAAGCGAACCTTGGACATCTTTGGATCGAATTCGATCGCCATTCGCAACTGGCGCTCGGCGGTGTTGAGCTCTCCAGTGCGCACACCGACTGAACCCAGCAGGTAGTGACCGAGGGCGGAATTGGGCTCTCGCCTGAGCCCCTCCTGAAGCGCGCGCTTGGCGTCGTCGTATCGCTTCGTCAGGTAGTAAACGTTGCCGAGGTTGAAGTAGGCCTGGGCGTCGTTGTTGTTCAGCTTCAGGACCTCGGTGAACTGCTTCTCCGCCTCATCAAAGCTCCTGTCACCCAGATACCGGACGCCGAGATTGTTGCGAGCAGGATAGAAATCAGGGGCCAAACGGATCGCTTCCTCGTAGTGGCGGATGGCCTTGTCCACTTTGCCCTGCTGGTCCGCCTTCATGCCGACTTCGAACGCTTTGACGGCTTCGCGCGGAAATTTCCGGCTGTATTCAGCAGGATTAACCAGAAAGGGATTCCCGCCGGGGGCGGGTGCCGGGGGGCTCTCCGGTCTCGAGCTTGCGAGCGGAGTGAGAATAATACGAGCGTGGGCCGTGAGACTGGTGGTGGGACTTACCACAACGACTTGGTGGACGGGCTGATATCCCTCCGCGTTGACAATGAGGTGGTAGGCATTGGGCAGCAAATTGATGAAATTAAACCGGCCTTCGTTGTCACAAAAGGCGCTGTTGATGGTCATTCCACGCGTTTGCAAGGTAATCAGGACTCGCTCGGAGGGCAAAACGCCACCGGCCAATCGAACTTGACCAATGATATTGCCCACTTCCTGAGCAGAAAGTTCAGTGCAGGTCAGCAGGAGAAATGTGGGGAGCGCCAGCCAGACGAGAAACCTTAGAACGCGCACTTGCCTTCGCATGGCCTCCCGCCTTTCTGACGAATTAGTGTATCACTTTTCTCAAAAGGCGTGTCTCTTTCCCCAGGCGGATGCACGCGTATGAAAGTCCCGGGCTCGCAATTGGGCGAGGCGTGAAGGCATAAATCGCCACAAATAATTAGGGGGCTTGAGCTTTATCGGCCCAAGCCCCCGGAGGTACCCCAAGCTGGACTAGAAGAGGACCTTCAATGCGAACTGAATCTGCCGAGGACCAAGCGTGCCAGCGGACTGCCCGAAGTTCGAGCTCGAAACCCGGTTGGCGAAGTTGGCGCCGGTGGAAGAACTCGGCAGGAGGAAGTTAGCCCGGTTCAAGGCGTTGAACATCTCGAAGCGGAACTGGAGGCGGACTTGTTCTGTGACCCGGATGTTCTTCAAGAGAGACTGGTCAACATTGAACTGGCCGGGGCCGACGAAGCTGTTGCGCGGGAGGTTCCCGTTGCAACCTGCGCACGGCACCGCGAAAAAGGGAGTGGTACCACCAATGGCGCTGTCAAACTGCGAGCCAGGCACATTGAAGTAGCCGTTGGCGTACATGTCTTTCGTGGCATTGATGGTGAAGCCGTTGGGGCCGTCGGGCCGGTCGTTGTTTTCACCGTCGCGGTTGTAATCGCGGGCGGCCCCACCGCGAGACTCGTACGCTGTCCAGTGCGCACCTGACTGGAAGGCCCAACTGCCGTTGTACTGCCAGCCGCCGAGAATGTGGCCAATCACGCCTTTCTGGTCCTTGTACCAGGGCAGTTCCCAGAGGTAGCTCGTCACCAACCGATGCCGGATATCGAAGGTCGAGTTACCGCGATCCAGTTCCGGCCGGGTCTGGTCCAAGCTGAAGCCATCGCCCGCCGCCGCACCGTTGGCGGTGACGGCACCGCTGTGCCAACCAGAGCCCGTGTCCAAGGAATGGCTCCACGTGTAGCTGGCATTGATCATGAACCCGCGACTCATCGCCTTGCGGAGGGAGACTTGCAACCCGTCATACCAGGAGCTGCTGACATTTTCCCAGACACGCAGTCGGCCGTAGTTGGGGTTGAGGCGCTGTCGGCCGAGCCCCGTGAGCGTCCGGCCTTGCACGTTGACGACTGTGGCCGGAACGGCCGCTATGTCGTCAGCAGTCCCGAAAATGCCGTCCGGTCCAGGTTCGGCTGGGATGAACCCGGGCAGCCGGATTCCTGGAGCGCGGTTGGCTTGCTCGGCGCGGAAGAGCTTGTTGCCCCGGGTGCCCACGTAGTTCACCTCAAGGACGGTTTTGGGCAAAATTTCGTGCTGAATACCGAAGTAGTAGTTGGCGACCCACGGGTCTTTGATGCCTTCGGGGAAGACAATCCCCGTCAAGAACGCCGTGTTCGAATTCGTGGAAGCATATCCCGATAGATTCCCGACCGCCTGTGCCCCTGTGCCCTGACCCGGGTTCGTTGGAGGGCCGTCAAAGGTGGGTGCCTCGCCCGGAGTCTGCGGGCCATAAATGACGATGTCCGGGCCTCCCCCGAGTGCGTTGAAGGTTAGGTTAAACGAATAGAAAGGTGGGTTCCAGCGTGAGTTAGACAGCGGGTTGTACAACGTCCCCTCATAAGAGATCCCCAACCCAGCCCTCACGGAGGTTTTTCCCTTGCCGAAGGGGTCCCAAGCCATACCAATTCGCGGCCCAAAATTATTGTGGTCGGCGCCGCCCAAAGCATTGGTTACGGCAAACCCACCGGGGCCGCAAACGCCTGCTAACACAGCCCCAGCCATCTGCTCCGGCGTATCGCAGCCTGGACTGCCCGCGGGGATATTCGCATTGGAGATCCACTCCAAGAAGGCCCCGTTGGCCCTGGTCAGCCCGCCCGGCCCCGGGATAAACGTGGTCTGTCGGCCGAACTGCTCAACGTGCCGCGTGTAGAGGTCATACCGCAGGCCAAGGTTCAGGGTCAGGTTGCGCGCCACTTTCCAGTCGTCCTGGAAGAAGGCTCCCATCTCCAGGTTGCGCCAGGCGCGGTTGTTGCTGGCCAGTTCAGCCGACCGACCGCTGGCAA of the Candidatus Acidiferrales bacterium genome contains:
- a CDS encoding tetratricopeptide repeat protein, with amino-acid sequence MRRQVRVLRFLVWLALPTFLLLTCTELSAQEVGNIIGQVRLAGGVLPSERVLITLQTRGMTINSAFCDNEGRFNFINLLPNAYHLIVNAEGYQPVHQVVVVSPTTSLTAHARIILTPLASSRPESPPAPAPGGNPFLVNPAEYSRKFPREAVKAFEVGMKADQQGKVDKAIRHYEEAIRLAPDFYPARNNLGVRYLGDRSFDEAEKQFTEVLKLNNNDAQAYFNLGNVYYLTKRYDDAKRALQEGLRREPNSALGHYLLGSVGVRTGELNTAERQLRMAIEFDPKMSKVRLELVNLYLQQQKRSDAIEELKSFTKLFPHDPLLPKVKEVLKKLESPAPPSQ